The following nucleotide sequence is from bacterium.
CACCGCTTCTGAGAACCGACGGGAGCGGCAACGACGGGGCGGCCGGGCGGCCGCCCCGTCGGCTTTGCGGGGAGCGGATCGGGTGAACCGCAGCGGCCGGTCTAGGTGCTCCCGCCGAGCCGGGCGACGAGACGCCCGAGCAGGGCCGGGTCGTCGGGTGACCAGGTGCCCTCCCGGGCGAGATGACGGAACATGGTGCGCTGCCGTTTGGCGTACTGGCGGGTGGCGAGGACGATCGCGGGCGCGAGGTCGTCGCGGGCGAGTTCTCCCCTCTTCCAGGCCACGATCTCGCGGTAGCCGATGGTCTGCAGGCCCGGGGAGTCGTCGGCGTGGGCGGTCAGGGCGGCCTCCGTTTCCTCGATCCAGCCGGACCCGAGCATGGCCGCCGTGCGGGCCGCGATGCGCGCGTCGAGATCGGGCACGGGGCGGGCCAGCACGAAGGCGGGGAAGGTCAGGCCGAGCGCCGGGTCCGGCTCCTGGGAGGCGGTCAGGTCGGTCATGGTGCGGCCGCTGACGAGGAAGATCTCCAGGGCCCGCTGGCTGCGGTAGCGGTCGTTCGGGTGGATGCGCGCGTGGGAGGCCGGGTCGGCCGCCGCGAGCCGGCGCCGGATCTCGTCGGCGGGCAGGGGCTCGAGTTCGGCGCGCACCGCGGCCAGGGACGCCGGGCTGTGGCCGGGGATCGTCATGAAGCCCTCGCGCAGGCCGGTGAGGTAGAGGCCGGTGCCCCCCACGAGGATCGGCACGCCGCCGCGCGCGGTGATCTCGCCGTGGACCCGGACGAAGTCGGCGCGGAAACGCTGGGCGTCGTAGGTCGCGCGGGGCGAGAGGAAGTCGATCAGGTGATGCGGGCAGACGGCGCGTTCGGCGGACGTCGGCTGGGCGGTGCCGATGCGCAGGCCGTGG
It contains:
- the miaA gene encoding tRNA (adenosine(37)-N6)-dimethylallyltransferase MiaA, which translates into the protein MAPGTACPALVGPTAVGKTALVTALARRVPLEVISLDSRQVYHGLRIGTAQPTSAERAVCPHHLIDFLSPRATYDAQRFRADFVRVHGEITARGGVPILVGGTGLYLTGLREGFMTIPGHSPASLAAVRAELEPLPADEIRRRLAAADPASHARIHPNDRYRSQRALEIFLVSGRTMTDLTASQEPDPALGLTFPAFVLARPVPDLDARIAARTAAMLGSGWIEETEAALTAHADDSPGLQTIGYREIVAWKRGELARDDLAPAIVLATRQYAKRQRTMFRHLAREGTWSPDDPALLGRLVARLGGST